In candidate division WOR-3 bacterium, the DNA window ATTGTTTAAAAATCAAGGTACCTCCTTTCTGATTCAATTCTGAGCGTGGTTTGAGCCACGCCTGGGGACATTTTACCTTTGAAGTTAAAGGTGACATTTTCGCTTTGAAACGACAAATTTTGCATTATATCCTTGACAAAGTAAAAATTCTAAGTATAATTTTTAGTAAAAAAGGAGGTAAAATGCCTAAGTGTGCTGCTACGAAGAAAACGAAGAAAAAGAGCAAGAAGAAATAATATAAATCGGGGAGGCAATGCCTCCCCGATTTATCTTTTGCAAACTTGATTTTATTATCAAACTGGATATAATTAACTTATGAAGAATATTACAATGTTCTGGTTAGCATTAATGCTTGCTTGTTCGGCAATAACCGAACGTATGACAATAAGAGAATGCAGGTTCACTCTTATCTCTGTGAGTGCCTATGATTTTACGTTCTCAGATATGAAGGTAGATTTTGAATTGAAGGTTCAAAATCCAAACAAGACGAATGCGACGCTTGATAAACTTGATTATACATTTTATGTCAATCAGACTGCAGTTTTTTCAGGAACAACAGGCCAAGGTTTGAAAATACCTGCCGGTAAATCCGCAAACTTCACCACCACGATAACCTTGGAATATACAAAAATCGGTCAGGCGCTTGTTGAGGCAATTAGGTTTAAAACTGCATCATACCAGATTAAGGCAAGGGCATATATTAAGACCATGCTCGGAGAAATAAGTTACCCCGTGGAGATCAATTTAAAATAAAAGTTTGATGCAGAGAGGCAGGAGCGCGGGAAAATTTTTAATTACCTCCCTTACAATCTCACGGGTGTTTATATCGGTGATTATTTTATCCGCAAAAAATTTTTTGCCGATCTCAAAAATCTTTTTATAATCATCATCTTTCAATTTTAAATAAATATCCCGAACCTTTTTATGAAATTTAATTTCAGCAAGTATCTCTCTATCAATCTCCGCCTCAAAAAAATCTTTTTTTCCTTTTAAACGCAAAACTGCATTGCGACCGGCAATCATCCCTGATTTCACACCATTGGCAATGCCGGCACCACTTAAGGGATCAGTAAACCTCGCCGCATCACCCACCAGAAAAAAATTTCTTCCCGAAAATTTTTTCAAAATCTTTGCGGGCACACCACCAAAGATTTTTTCTTTAATTATGCCATCGGGAAACTCTTTTTTTATCCAATCATCCAGATATTCCTTTGCCCTTTTTTTTCCCGCTAACGGTGATATACCAAGTCCCACATTTGCTGAGGTCTTTGATTTGGGGAATATCCATGCATAGCCACCGGGTGCAATCTTGTTGTCAAATATAAGATATGTGTAGTTGGGTTCAATTTTTATATTCTCAATTAAATATTCTGCACATACTTCAATCTCATTTAATCCGAGACGTGTATCAATGCCGAGCCACCTTCCCACATTTGAAGATATACCGTCGGCACCGATAATAAATCTTGAACGGTATTTTTTTATTCCACTGCTTTCATTAACATCTAAAACATTGTTATCAATCTTGATTACCTTTGCATTGGTTTTCAATACTGCACCTTTTTTTACTGCAAGAGAGGCGAGTTCTTTATCAAAAATCTTTCTATTCAATATCCATCCAACATTTGGATATTCAATTTTGAACTCTTCACCAGTTGGACCACGGACAATAGAACCTTGAAGTGAAACGGCAATCCAATCGGCTTTTATATCTAAATAATTTTTTATTGTACTTCTTGATAATCCTTCGGCACACTGCAATGGGATTCCCACCTCCGGGTGTTCTTCTATTAATAAGACTGAAAGACCTTCTTCAGCAGCGGTTAATGCAGCACTGCTACCGGAGGGTCCAGCACCTACTACAATTAAATCAAAATCCTGCACCGGTTATTGGAAAATTGGTATAACACATATAAATTTAAAGGGCTGGTTAGCAATATTTCTAAATCCATGTTTTTCATTGGGAGGGACGAAGATGGCGGTTCCTTTTTTTATCGGAATTTCGGATATCCCGTCGTTTAAAAGTGCTTCGCCTTCGATGACGAATATCTCGTGTTCCATATCCTTGTGCGTGTGCACTGGAATTTCACCACCGGGTTCAAGGGTGAAAAGCCGAAGGGCGTAGTGGTGTGCGCCGTCCTTTGAAGTAATCAGCCATTGGAGAGTGACACCCCGGGCACCAGGCATAGCAGGGATTTCCGAGGGTATGTCGTCAATGCTTTTTATTTTCATGGCTTTAATTTTATACGAACCCGGGAAAAAATCAAGTTTCGGCTTGACCTGTGCTTAAAAATCAAATATTATTTGTCTATGAACAAGGAATCTCCACTAACAAAAATTTTGGCAAGGGACCCCCGGTACCGTATTGAGGCGTATATCTTCGTGCTGGAAGCATTATATTATGCCCGGGAGAAGTTTCGAGTGAAAAAACATGTTACGGGAAAGCAGTTGTTGGAAGGAATTAAAGAATTGGCTTTGAAACGATTTGGAGCTCTCGCAAAGATGGTATTTGAACACTGGGGTGTTAGAGAAACGATTGATTTTGGCAACATCGTTTTTAACATGGTTGAAGAGGGCATTCTCAGCAAAACAGAAGAAGATAGCATTGAGGATTTCAGGAATGTTTACGATTTTGAAGAGGTATTTGTAAAAAACTATAAATTTGAATTTTGGGACAAAACGAGGATTTCAAATTACTGACCCTGACTCCAGCTGGCGATGTTTATAATTTCCTAAATTAACCCCTGGAGAGATAATGCAATTTTTACCGATAACAAATTTTTCCGGTATGAATGCATTTTTGCCGATCACCGTAATCCCAGTACTAAGATTTACCCCGAGTTTTTTATTGGGAATTGGGTCCCCAAGACCGATAACGGTTCCCCGACCGATTCGGACATTTTTATCCACAATCACCTTTAAAAGTGATACACCTGATTGGATGACAGTATTGTGGAAAATGATTGAGTCGATTACTTTTGCACCTTTCGCCACTGTAACACCCGGAGAAAGGATGGAGTTTTTAACGCTGCCTTCCACTACACAGCCTGCGGATATTAGCGCATTGACTATTTTTGCACTCTTGCCAATGTAGGCTGGGGTTTTGGCACCGATTTCCCCACGCGCGAAGATGTTGGTTCTTATATTCCAGGCCTCGATATTTAGCCCCGAATTCTTTCTTAATAGATCCATATTGCAATTCCAGTAGGCATCAATCGTTCCGACATCGCGCCAGTAACCACTGAATTCATAACCAAAAATTTTAAACTTTTCTTTTAAAAGCAGAGGAATGACATCGCGGGCAAAATCTACCCCGCCTTTTTTCGCTGCTTTTTTCAAACCGTATTTTAATACCCCAGTATTAAAGATATAAATACCCATCGAGGCGAGATTGGATTTGGGGTGGCGGGGTTTTTCCACCCATTCCTTTATCCGGCCATTTTTTTCCACCTGGGCAATACCGAAGTGGTGTGCTTGGTCCAGGGGAACACGGATCAGGCTGATTGTTACATCCGCCTTCTTTTTTTTGTGGTAATTATGTAAGTCATTATAATCCATGTAATAGATATGATCTCCGGAGAGGATCAATACCGTATCCGGAGAGAAATCATCAATGAAATCAAGATTCTGATATACTGCATCTGAGGTTCCTTTGTACCAATCAGATATTTCCTCACCGGTCTTGGGGGGAAGAATTTCTACGAGTCTGGTCTTCCCAAATAAATCCCAGGGTCGTCCATTATCGAGATGTTCCATCAAGGATAGTGGTTTATACTGGGTGAGCACCCCCACCACATCTATGCCCGAGTTTGCAATGTTACTCATTGTAAAATCAATTATCCGGTAAATGCCTCCAAAAGGTATTGCCGGCTTGGCACGCAAACGCGCCAGAATGCTCAAACGGGAGCCCACGCCCCCAGCAAGGAGTAGAGCGATGATGCCTTTTTTCATCTTATCGAACTCCCGGGTTGGATGTACTTTTCTGTTACGACTTTTTCGGAATATATGACTGTGTTGGCGCCCACTTTAACACCACTAAGTATTTTTACACCCTTCCCCAGCACGGTAATGCCATTTTTTAGGATATCGGGAAATTCCCGGGAAGGCACTTCGGCACCGAAAAAACCAATTTCAGCATTTTCGCCAATTTCACAGCCCTTATCGCAAATTACCTTTTTTAAACGGGCGTGGCTTTTTATCAAACAATCATGAAATATGATGGAATCAACCACTTCGGCCTTTTCCTCTACTACCACCCCAGGGGAGATAATTGAATTATACACTTTACCTTTTATAATACATCCATCGCCAAGATAGGAGTTGACAACCTGTCCCTCAATCCGTGCAGGAAGGCGGTCTTTTAATGAGCATCCTTCCGTAAGGTTTGTACATACCTGCCACTTTTTTAAATCTATCCGGCCATTGAGAAATTCCATATTGGTATCATAATACATCTCAATGGTTCGTGCATAGGACCAGTAACCGTTAAATTTGTAACCATATATCCGGCAATGCCCGGGTAGACGCGCGATGATATCGCGTCCGAATTCATGTGAATCCGCACGCGCATTCTCTTTTAATAGTTCAATGAGCAATTCTGTATTGAAGAGATATATCGTCATGGATACCCATTCCGAGAGCGGTTTTTCCGGTTTTTCTTTATAATCAACAAGGCGGGATTTTCGATCCATCAAGCCGTACCCGAACCAAGGATATTGTGCCTTGGTTTTTGTGAAACAAACAGTAACCTCGGCTCGTTTTGTTTTATGGAATTCGATTACACGTTGATAATTGAGATGGTAGATATGATCGGCAGCAACAATTATTACCATTTCCGGTTTGAATTCTTCAATGAAAGAAATGTTCTGATAGACGGCATCAGCGGTGCCCCGATACCAGTCTGATTCTTTCAGTCCTTTGTAGGGAGGTAAAATTCTGATACCCCGCTTGCGCCCGATAAAATCCCAATGTTCACCGTTACCGATGTGACGCATTAAACTGTAGGGTCGAAATTGGGATAAAACGCCTACATTATCAATCCGGGCATGCATTAGATTGCTGAGCACAAAGTCGATGAACCGGTAGATACCGAAGACTGGAACCGCGGCTTTTGGTCTTTTTTCGGTCAGGGTAAGAAGCTCATCAACCCGGCCGCCGGCAAGGACCATGCCGATTATTTTATTCATACTTTTTTAAGGCTTAATCAACGATTACATCTCGGAAATTGATGTATTTCACAGGATTGACCTTCACTCCCGCCACAATTACTTCGTAATGGAGATGGGGACAGATTGCCCGTCCGGTCCCACCCACCCGACCGATGATTTGACCTCTTTTGACGAGTTCGCCTTCTTTAACCAGAATTTTGGAAAGATGGGCATAACGGGTCACAAATCCATAGCCATGGTCAATGTCCACAACATATCCATAACCCATATTCCAGTCCGCAAATGTCACCACCCCATCCCCAGTAGCATAAATCGGCGTTCCCTTGGGGGCACTCAAATCAATACCTTCATGCATTCGGACATCTTTTTCAAAAGGATCAACCCGATATCCGAACCCAGAGCTTAATTCGGCACCGGGCACGGGATTCAGGGAGGGGATGTGTTTCCAGAGTTCAAATTTCTGGGATACCTTATTTTCGATTTCTCGAATACTCTGTTCTCTCAGTTTTATCTGTCCTTTTAGAATTTCAATATCAGAACTCAGTTCTTCAAGGAGTTTTTTATTATAAAAAGAGAGACGGGCAAATTTATTATGGTTGATTCTTCCTCCAATACCCATAGACCAGATGTCGGGATGGATGGAAGCAATTTGGAGGAAATTGCGTTGCTTGTTATC includes these proteins:
- a CDS encoding sugar phosphate nucleotidyltransferase yields the protein MKKGIIALLLAGGVGSRLSILARLRAKPAIPFGGIYRIIDFTMSNIANSGIDVVGVLTQYKPLSLMEHLDNGRPWDLFGKTRLVEILPPKTGEEISDWYKGTSDAVYQNLDFIDDFSPDTVLILSGDHIYYMDYNDLHNYHKKKKADVTISLIRVPLDQAHHFGIAQVEKNGRIKEWVEKPRHPKSNLASMGIYIFNTGVLKYGLKKAAKKGGVDFARDVIPLLLKEKFKIFGYEFSGYWRDVGTIDAYWNCNMDLLRKNSGLNIEAWNIRTNIFARGEIGAKTPAYIGKSAKIVNALISAGCVVEGSVKNSILSPGVTVAKGAKVIDSIIFHNTVIQSGVSLLKVIVDKNVRIGRGTVIGLGDPIPNKKLGVNLSTGITVIGKNAFIPEKFVIGKNCIISPGVNLGNYKHRQLESGSVI
- a CDS encoding cupin domain-containing protein, whose translation is MKIKSIDDIPSEIPAMPGARGVTLQWLITSKDGAHHYALRLFTLEPGGEIPVHTHKDMEHEIFVIEGEALLNDGISEIPIKKGTAIFVPPNEKHGFRNIANQPFKFICVIPIFQ
- a CDS encoding LEA type 2 family protein, which gives rise to MKNITMFWLALMLACSAITERMTIRECRFTLISVSAYDFTFSDMKVDFELKVQNPNKTNATLDKLDYTFYVNQTAVFSGTTGQGLKIPAGKSANFTTTITLEYTKIGQALVEAIRFKTASYQIKARAYIKTMLGEISYPVEINLK
- a CDS encoding sugar phosphate nucleotidyltransferase, yielding MNKIIGMVLAGGRVDELLTLTEKRPKAAVPVFGIYRFIDFVLSNLMHARIDNVGVLSQFRPYSLMRHIGNGEHWDFIGRKRGIRILPPYKGLKESDWYRGTADAVYQNISFIEEFKPEMVIIVAADHIYHLNYQRVIEFHKTKRAEVTVCFTKTKAQYPWFGYGLMDRKSRLVDYKEKPEKPLSEWVSMTIYLFNTELLIELLKENARADSHEFGRDIIARLPGHCRIYGYKFNGYWSYARTIEMYYDTNMEFLNGRIDLKKWQVCTNLTEGCSLKDRLPARIEGQVVNSYLGDGCIIKGKVYNSIISPGVVVEEKAEVVDSIIFHDCLIKSHARLKKVICDKGCEIGENAEIGFFGAEVPSREFPDILKNGITVLGKGVKILSGVKVGANTVIYSEKVVTEKYIQPGSSIR
- a CDS encoding Minf_1886 family protein, which codes for MNKESPLTKILARDPRYRIEAYIFVLEALYYAREKFRVKKHVTGKQLLEGIKELALKRFGALAKMVFEHWGVRETIDFGNIVFNMVEEGILSKTEEDSIEDFRNVYDFEEVFVKNYKFEFWDKTRISNY
- a CDS encoding M23 family metallopeptidase encodes the protein MLGAIGLFIYNTNLSLTEMKQNIAEEQFHEYSKKINQLKSQLSQLKLQLEQQILLDNKQRNFLQIASIHPDIWSMGIGGRINHNKFARLSFYNKKLLEELSSDIEILKGQIKLREQSIREIENKVSQKFELWKHIPSLNPVPGAELSSGFGYRVDPFEKDVRMHEGIDLSAPKGTPIYATGDGVVTFADWNMGYGYVVDIDHGYGFVTRYAHLSKILVKEGELVKRGQIIGRVGGTGRAICPHLHYEVIVAGVKVNPVKYINFRDVIVD
- a CDS encoding NAD(P)/FAD-dependent oxidoreductase, which translates into the protein MQDFDLIVVGAGPSGSSAALTAAEEGLSVLLIEEHPEVGIPLQCAEGLSRSTIKNYLDIKADWIAVSLQGSIVRGPTGEEFKIEYPNVGWILNRKIFDKELASLAVKKGAVLKTNAKVIKIDNNVLDVNESSGIKKYRSRFIIGADGISSNVGRWLGIDTRLGLNEIEVCAEYLIENIKIEPNYTYLIFDNKIAPGGYAWIFPKSKTSANVGLGISPLAGKKRAKEYLDDWIKKEFPDGIIKEKIFGGVPAKILKKFSGRNFFLVGDAARFTDPLSGAGIANGVKSGMIAGRNAVLRLKGKKDFFEAEIDREILAEIKFHKKVRDIYLKLKDDDYKKIFEIGKKFFADKIITDINTREIVREVIKNFPALLPLCIKLLF